A region of Thermovibrio ammonificans HB-1 DNA encodes the following proteins:
- a CDS encoding TonB-dependent receptor domain-containing protein: MRRELLALSALVLALAAGASAQEPEVTVTATRVAVPVDAVGDDVTVITRDEIERYGFTSITDVLKYVAGISFSSNGGPGQTESIYVLGLEPKHVLVMVNGVPVYDPSLTGSEANFSYIDLSNVERIEVIKGPQGAIYGSDAVAGVINIITKSPKKTHFSASFEGGKYKTFKEDFYSGLKLDSGYLSVSFENFKTNGFSATNSDSSYYEPDRDGYRYKTGWFSFGYRPTDTLKISGDLKVKQGSVDYDNSYTPQNDKADYSNFFADLRVEKAVTDSLLVDVTAGHNREFRDYTGYGPYTGIVRYLSVQPVYYLNDSTFLTGGVNYRQEVADFGDYASAHLRSLFAELHTDLYGAGFTAAVRRDFHSQFGAKTTYKLSAAYNLSVTDTTFKAQYGTGFKAPSLYQLFGPYGSNPDLKPETSEGWSVGAVQKLSLSGVNGSFGVTYFKNHVWNLIDWDYAATNLGPWGGYVNYGKELSEGLELTAKVSPFRWLMLFGNYTHLRAKKYDRATGEWSRLPRRPKFTYTLGFNVSYEKFAFSAKALHYSDRDDSNGKHLGGFTTFNCYASYALNDRVKLYAKGVNLTDKKYYLAYGYNTMGRALFVGATVSFK; this comes from the coding sequence ATGAGGAGAGAGCTTCTTGCCCTCTCTGCGCTTGTTCTGGCCCTTGCGGCAGGTGCGTCTGCCCAGGAGCCCGAGGTAACGGTTACGGCAACCCGCGTGGCCGTTCCGGTAGATGCCGTAGGCGACGACGTTACGGTAATCACCCGCGACGAAATCGAGCGCTACGGCTTTACCTCGATTACAGACGTCTTAAAGTACGTGGCCGGCATCAGCTTCAGCTCTAACGGAGGTCCCGGTCAGACAGAGAGCATCTACGTACTCGGCCTTGAGCCAAAGCACGTTCTCGTTATGGTGAACGGCGTTCCCGTTTACGACCCCTCCCTTACAGGGAGTGAGGCGAACTTCAGCTACATAGACCTCTCGAATGTTGAGAGGATAGAGGTGATTAAGGGACCTCAGGGTGCCATCTACGGCTCCGACGCCGTTGCGGGCGTTATCAACATTATCACCAAGTCTCCTAAGAAGACCCACTTTTCCGCCTCTTTTGAGGGAGGGAAGTACAAGACCTTTAAAGAGGATTTTTACTCCGGGTTGAAGCTCGATAGCGGTTACCTCTCTGTCTCCTTTGAGAACTTCAAAACCAACGGCTTCAGCGCTACAAACTCCGACTCTTCTTACTACGAGCCCGACAGAGACGGCTACAGGTACAAAACCGGCTGGTTCAGCTTCGGCTACAGGCCTACAGATACTCTGAAAATCTCTGGAGACCTCAAAGTTAAACAGGGCTCTGTTGACTACGACAACTCCTATACACCCCAAAACGACAAGGCCGACTACTCCAACTTCTTCGCAGACCTTAGAGTTGAAAAGGCCGTAACCGACTCCCTCCTTGTAGATGTAACCGCCGGGCACAACAGGGAGTTCAGGGACTATACAGGTTACGGGCCCTACACCGGCATAGTGCGCTACCTCTCCGTTCAGCCGGTTTACTACCTTAACGACTCCACCTTCCTAACGGGCGGCGTAAACTACAGGCAGGAGGTCGCAGATTTCGGAGACTACGCCTCTGCCCACCTGCGCTCGCTCTTTGCCGAGCTTCACACAGACCTCTACGGTGCCGGCTTTACTGCGGCGGTTCGCAGGGACTTCCACAGCCAGTTCGGGGCCAAAACCACCTACAAGCTCTCGGCCGCCTACAACCTCTCTGTTACAGATACAACCTTTAAAGCCCAGTACGGAACCGGCTTTAAGGCTCCTTCCCTCTATCAGCTCTTCGGGCCTTACGGCTCCAACCCCGACCTGAAGCCGGAGACCAGCGAAGGGTGGAGCGTAGGTGCCGTTCAGAAGCTCTCTTTATCCGGGGTAAACGGTTCGTTCGGCGTGACTTACTTTAAAAACCACGTGTGGAACCTGATAGACTGGGACTACGCTGCGACGAACCTCGGCCCTTGGGGTGGTTACGTTAACTACGGAAAGGAGCTTTCCGAGGGCCTTGAGCTGACCGCTAAGGTCTCCCCGTTCAGGTGGCTTATGCTCTTCGGTAACTACACCCACCTCAGGGCCAAAAAGTACGATAGAGCTACAGGGGAGTGGAGCAGGCTACCCAGGAGGCCGAAGTTTACCTATACCCTCGGCTTTAACGTCAGCTATGAGAAATTCGCCTTCTCTGCCAAAGCACTTCACTACTCCGACAGGGACGACTCTAACGGTAAGCACTTGGGCGGGTTCACTACCTTCAACTGCTACGCCTCTTACGCCCTTAACGACAGGGTTAAGCTCTACGCCAAGGGTGTGAACCTTACGGATAAGAAGTACTACCTGGCCTACGGTTACAACACTATGGGCAGGGCACTGTTTGTGGGGGCTACGGTCTCCTTCAAGTAG
- a CDS encoding NAD(P)H-binding protein: MFGKVLVTGASGFVATHLIERLKVEYPLVLVSRNPDRVRELHRGLPVYHVSSMELAFEREKPSYVVNTVGILKEEGGVTYEDVHVGFTKHLLDLSKALGVEKFIHLSALGVSPDSESRYFKSKWFGEELIRSSGLQHTILRPSIILGSGQKLYRDLRRVARVLPFIVAPKMRVKPVPVSSVVDTIYWAVKRRISGTVELCGDRVITMKELFERVLRELGMNRKVFEVPKSLLLPAAILGIGGLDLEQYKMIKDNVC, encoded by the coding sequence GTGTTTGGGAAAGTTCTTGTAACCGGTGCCTCCGGCTTTGTGGCAACTCACCTGATAGAGCGTTTAAAGGTTGAGTATCCGCTGGTTCTCGTTTCCCGGAATCCCGATAGGGTTAGGGAGCTTCACCGGGGCCTCCCGGTTTACCACGTAAGCTCGATGGAGCTCGCCTTCGAGAGGGAAAAGCCCTCCTACGTTGTAAATACGGTAGGCATTTTGAAGGAAGAGGGGGGAGTAACCTACGAGGATGTTCACGTAGGCTTTACCAAGCACCTGCTCGACCTCTCAAAAGCTCTGGGCGTTGAGAAGTTCATCCACCTTTCCGCCCTCGGGGTCTCTCCCGACAGCGAGAGCCGTTACTTTAAAAGCAAGTGGTTCGGTGAAGAGCTTATCAGGAGCTCCGGACTTCAGCACACCATTCTCAGGCCCTCCATTATCTTGGGTAGCGGCCAGAAGCTCTACAGGGACCTAAGGAGAGTTGCAAGGGTGTTGCCCTTTATCGTTGCGCCGAAGATGAGGGTAAAGCCGGTTCCGGTAAGCAGCGTGGTGGATACCATCTACTGGGCGGTTAAACGGCGGATATCGGGCACGGTTGAGCTGTGCGGCGACAGGGTTATCACCATGAAGGAGCTCTTTGAAAGGGTTTTGAGGGAACTGGGGATGAACAGGAAAGTGTTTGAAGTTCCTAAGTCCCTTTTGCTCCCGGCGGCCATTTTGGGTATCGGCGGCCTTGATTTGGAGCAGTATAAAATGATAAAAGACAACGTTTGTTAA
- a CDS encoding HpcH/HpaI aldolase/citrate lyase family protein → MEELFKLGEAVLEGKLPLEALRDYPERRPRRVPVENPFKRSALIVSADRLRHLKKAFLRPADVLIFNLEDGVSDSHKPFARLFLRKFLLNTDFDGSKEVVVRVNAPDSPYYWDDLTAILPAVPHAIRLSKVRSVEDVTTLDKVISAFERSRGVQEGFIKIQLSVETPQAVKRLSQVVAASPRVNAVYLGILDLFAELGVSQRLTDSHLARYLKCKFVFEARSFRVYPIGPAYQQFEDLEGFEREALEEKSLGFAGKICISVKQVEIANKVFSPSEEELREAEEIVKLYEEALKEGRGGVTYKGLFIDQPIYKDALNKLRFSG, encoded by the coding sequence ATGGAGGAGCTCTTTAAGCTTGGAGAGGCCGTTCTTGAAGGGAAGCTCCCCCTTGAAGCCCTCAGGGATTATCCCGAGAGGAGACCAAGAAGGGTTCCGGTAGAGAACCCCTTTAAAAGGTCGGCACTTATCGTATCTGCCGACAGGCTCCGTCACCTGAAAAAGGCCTTTCTGCGCCCCGCCGACGTTCTAATCTTCAACCTTGAAGATGGAGTCAGCGATTCACACAAGCCTTTTGCCCGCTTGTTCCTGAGGAAGTTCCTCCTTAATACCGACTTCGACGGCTCAAAAGAGGTTGTTGTAAGGGTGAACGCCCCCGACTCTCCCTACTACTGGGACGACTTAACTGCCATTCTCCCTGCGGTTCCCCACGCAATCAGGCTCAGTAAGGTCCGCTCCGTTGAAGACGTTACTACCCTCGATAAAGTAATCTCCGCCTTTGAGCGCTCACGGGGCGTTCAGGAAGGGTTTATAAAGATTCAGCTCTCTGTAGAGACTCCCCAGGCGGTAAAGAGGCTCTCTCAGGTTGTTGCCGCTTCTCCCAGGGTAAACGCCGTTTACTTGGGAATTCTGGACCTCTTTGCCGAGCTCGGAGTTTCCCAACGGCTTACAGATTCCCACCTTGCCCGCTACTTAAAGTGTAAGTTCGTTTTCGAGGCCCGCTCTTTCAGGGTTTACCCCATAGGCCCGGCGTATCAGCAGTTTGAAGACCTTGAAGGCTTTGAGCGGGAAGCACTTGAAGAGAAATCCCTGGGGTTTGCCGGTAAGATATGCATATCGGTCAAGCAGGTTGAGATTGCGAACAAGGTCTTCTCGCCGTCGGAGGAGGAGCTTCGCGAAGCCGAGGAGATAGTGAAGCTCTACGAAGAGGCCCTTAAAGAGGGCAGGGGAGGCGTAACCTACAAAGGCCTCTTTATAGACCAGCCCATCTACAAGGACGCCCTTAACAAGCTCCGCTTTTCAGGCTGA
- a CDS encoding selenium metabolism-associated LysR family transcriptional regulator, with the protein MDIRQLEVFAKVFENQSFSRAAQELGLSQPTVSTHIQHLEDFLGKKLFDRVGRKVIPTAEAKILYRHAVEILKKREEALASLLSLNGTRMSGTVKIAASNIPGDYLIPHALKKLKELLPEVTFSVEIVDSSRVVTLLKESIPSYDLGFVGMEVEDPKLETRKILRDEITLIAHPEFERDEIELEELLNLPLLLREEESGTRKSIESSLKKVGIGPTELNVVAVLGSNTAIKEAVKTGAGFGLVSKYSVSDEVECGKLKLVKIKGFSIERCFFAVKRRDITPLPSVRTLWERIEELFSLKSGAC; encoded by the coding sequence ATGGATATACGGCAGCTGGAAGTTTTCGCCAAGGTCTTCGAGAACCAGAGCTTCTCACGGGCGGCCCAGGAGCTGGGACTCTCTCAGCCGACGGTAAGTACTCACATTCAGCACCTTGAAGACTTCCTCGGGAAGAAGCTCTTCGATAGAGTAGGTAGGAAGGTTATTCCCACGGCAGAGGCGAAAATCCTCTACCGCCACGCCGTTGAGATACTGAAAAAGCGGGAGGAGGCCCTCGCCTCTTTGCTTTCGCTCAACGGAACCCGGATGAGCGGAACGGTAAAGATAGCGGCCAGCAACATCCCCGGCGACTACCTGATACCCCACGCCCTTAAAAAGCTCAAGGAGCTCCTGCCGGAAGTTACCTTCTCGGTGGAAATCGTCGACTCAAGCAGGGTAGTAACGCTGCTCAAAGAGAGCATTCCCAGCTACGACCTCGGTTTTGTCGGAATGGAGGTAGAGGACCCGAAGCTCGAAACCCGCAAAATCCTCAGAGACGAGATTACCCTCATTGCCCACCCGGAGTTTGAAAGGGACGAAATTGAGCTTGAAGAGCTGTTAAACCTTCCGCTCCTACTGAGGGAGGAGGAGTCCGGCACCCGCAAGAGCATTGAATCGTCGCTCAAGAAGGTGGGAATAGGGCCCACCGAGCTGAACGTTGTAGCGGTTCTGGGCAGCAACACGGCAATAAAGGAGGCTGTAAAAACCGGTGCCGGCTTCGGGCTCGTTTCAAAATACTCGGTTTCAGACGAAGTGGAGTGCGGAAAGCTCAAATTGGTAAAAATAAAGGGGTTCAGCATAGAGCGCTGCTTCTTTGCAGTAAAGAGGAGGGACATAACGCCCCTGCCCTCCGTTAGAACCCTGTGGGAGCGGATAGAGGAGCTCTTCAGCCTGAAAAGCGGAGCTTGTTAA
- a CDS encoding DUF309 domain-containing protein, which produces MDYYEIRNWFAHRLCDYLREKEEEPFKELEAAVEAILNKGVQVEPELGESVAEGLPLLEFKGGKLKLKEEELDPITEEILKDKAEHYQRFLSKLPKDFNPVGEDLEVNVKMARELFKAELYFEVHELLEEVWMGEFGRLRDFLQALIQVGVAYYHLKNFNERGFKLLLENALELLQGYSGTVLSVNVDNLKNSIKRALETQEVIEF; this is translated from the coding sequence ATGGACTACTACGAAATCAGGAACTGGTTTGCCCATAGGCTCTGCGACTACCTGAGGGAGAAAGAGGAGGAGCCCTTTAAGGAGCTCGAGGCGGCAGTTGAGGCTATACTGAACAAGGGGGTTCAGGTAGAGCCGGAGCTGGGTGAGTCGGTGGCAGAGGGCCTTCCGCTCCTTGAGTTTAAGGGAGGCAAACTCAAGTTAAAGGAAGAGGAGCTCGACCCGATAACCGAAGAGATACTGAAAGACAAGGCCGAGCACTACCAGCGCTTCCTGTCGAAGCTCCCCAAAGACTTCAACCCGGTCGGCGAAGACCTTGAGGTAAACGTCAAGATGGCAAGGGAGCTCTTTAAGGCCGAACTCTACTTTGAGGTTCACGAGCTCTTAGAGGAAGTGTGGATGGGCGAGTTCGGCAGGCTCAGGGACTTCCTTCAGGCCCTCATCCAGGTAGGGGTGGCTTACTACCACCTGAAAAACTTCAACGAGAGGGGATTTAAACTCCTCCTTGAGAACGCCCTCGAGCTACTACAGGGGTACTCGGGTACGGTTCTCTCGGTAAACGTCGACAACCTCAAAAACTCCATTAAAAGGGCCCTTGAAACCCAAGAGGTTATTGAATTTTAA
- the leuC gene encoding 3-isopropylmalate dehydratase large subunit, giving the protein MGMTITQKILADHAGKKEVHPGELIMCKVDIALANDVTAPIAIKQVKAIGAKQVWDRERIALVPDHFVPAKDIKAAEQVKMMREFAREFNIKHFWPEGRVGIEHALLPEQGVVVPGDVVIGADSHTCTYGALGAFSTGVGSTDMAYAWLTGEVWFKVPEQMKFIYYGKRQRWVGGKDIILYVIGMIGVDGALYKTMEHTGEAIRELPMDDRFTICNMAIEAGAKNGIIEPDEKTLEYVKGRAKRPYKLYKSDPDAEYSEVYEIDVSKIEPQVAFPYLPSNTRPVTEATHVTIDQVVIGSCTNGRLSDLRVAAQILKGKKVNPNVRCIVIPATQEIYRQALKEGLIDIFLEAECVVSTPTCGPCLGGHMGILAKGERAVATTNRNFVGRMGHPESEVYLASPAVAAASAVLGRIAHPDEVVGSN; this is encoded by the coding sequence ATGGGAATGACGATAACTCAGAAGATTTTGGCAGACCACGCCGGGAAGAAAGAGGTTCACCCGGGCGAGCTGATAATGTGTAAAGTCGACATCGCCCTTGCCAACGACGTTACGGCACCGATAGCGATAAAGCAGGTTAAAGCGATAGGTGCCAAGCAGGTTTGGGACAGAGAGCGCATAGCGCTCGTTCCCGACCACTTCGTTCCCGCAAAGGACATAAAAGCTGCAGAGCAGGTTAAGATGATGCGGGAGTTCGCCAGGGAGTTCAACATCAAACACTTCTGGCCCGAAGGAAGGGTAGGGATAGAGCACGCGCTCCTTCCCGAGCAGGGCGTTGTGGTTCCCGGAGATGTTGTAATAGGCGCAGACTCCCACACCTGCACCTACGGAGCACTGGGAGCCTTCTCTACAGGTGTAGGCTCAACCGACATGGCCTACGCCTGGCTCACCGGAGAGGTCTGGTTTAAAGTGCCCGAACAGATGAAGTTCATTTACTACGGAAAGCGCCAAAGGTGGGTCGGCGGAAAGGACATAATCCTCTACGTTATAGGGATGATAGGGGTCGACGGAGCTCTCTACAAAACGATGGAGCACACAGGGGAGGCCATAAGGGAGCTCCCGATGGACGACCGCTTCACAATCTGCAACATGGCCATAGAGGCCGGAGCCAAAAACGGCATAATCGAGCCCGACGAAAAGACCCTGGAGTACGTTAAGGGAAGGGCAAAAAGGCCCTACAAGCTCTACAAATCCGACCCCGACGCAGAGTACTCCGAAGTTTACGAGATAGACGTCTCCAAAATCGAGCCCCAGGTTGCGTTCCCCTACCTGCCTTCAAACACAAGGCCGGTAACCGAGGCCACCCACGTAACCATAGACCAGGTTGTCATAGGCTCCTGCACAAACGGAAGGCTGAGCGACCTAAGGGTTGCCGCCCAAATCCTCAAAGGCAAAAAGGTCAACCCCAACGTAAGGTGCATAGTTATTCCGGCCACTCAGGAAATCTACAGGCAGGCCCTCAAAGAGGGACTGATAGACATCTTCCTCGAAGCAGAGTGCGTTGTATCCACCCCCACCTGCGGACCGTGCCTGGGCGGCCACATGGGAATCCTCGCCAAGGGAGAGCGTGCAGTGGCAACAACCAACAGGAACTTCGTGGGCCGTATGGGTCACCCCGAAAGCGAAGTTTACCTTGCATCCCCTGCAGTGGCCGCAGCTTCCGCCGTTCTGGGAAGGATAGCCCACCCGGACGAAGTTGTAGGCTCAAACTAA
- a CDS encoding M48 family metalloprotease, producing the protein MRRVAVAAALLFLHSSAYGFDFSVLQKAAVATLKIMNEVGIKTDDKLRFDFDCKEPVRTFDKTVLLKIVASYGREDNLKLIETYLRSTPWFPVSVEEMIGKRVVDNNIEKGVILTRKEAPKLYAILDAQADFVLKGVKKLVGTQELPYRFHFYIYDSLDKNAFSLPGGYILVSKRLVEEVRMEERRNRHFKTKRHDKRDFLRFTLAHEISHNLRRHYSLKVQDVIVNGIEDQQALKRLLKGLKDSYALIDLKHLKFSAKDLDKFQHQVEEVDNDVKTLISLFDRGVKRMLEEKRKSLFVYGNFEKEADACALRILSVEYDRKELPSLVNNFLRNLPDVSYYKKREPFSFNPSLEKLVTSAGTDFKQLIDFYIEQSNFIHPSSKERERFLESLLSKYEHGHG; encoded by the coding sequence GTGAGAAGGGTTGCCGTTGCTGCTGCGCTGCTCTTTCTGCACTCTTCTGCCTACGGTTTTGACTTTTCCGTTCTTCAGAAGGCGGCTGTTGCCACTTTGAAGATTATGAACGAAGTGGGAATTAAAACGGACGATAAGCTGCGGTTTGATTTTGACTGTAAGGAGCCGGTTCGAACCTTTGATAAGACGGTGCTGCTGAAGATTGTTGCCTCCTACGGTAGGGAGGATAACCTGAAGCTCATCGAGACCTACTTGAGGAGCACCCCCTGGTTTCCCGTCTCCGTTGAGGAGATGATAGGCAAGAGGGTTGTGGATAACAACATTGAAAAGGGAGTGATTCTGACGAGGAAGGAGGCTCCGAAGCTCTACGCAATCTTAGACGCCCAGGCCGACTTTGTCCTTAAGGGGGTTAAGAAGCTCGTTGGAACCCAGGAGCTTCCCTACCGTTTCCACTTCTACATTTACGACTCACTGGATAAAAACGCCTTCTCCCTGCCCGGAGGGTACATTTTGGTGAGTAAGCGCCTCGTTGAAGAGGTCAGGATGGAGGAGAGGCGCAACAGGCATTTTAAGACCAAAAGGCACGATAAGAGGGACTTCCTCCGGTTTACCCTTGCCCACGAGATATCCCACAACTTAAGGCGCCACTACTCCCTGAAGGTGCAGGACGTAATCGTTAACGGAATTGAAGACCAGCAGGCCCTGAAAAGGCTTCTGAAGGGGCTTAAAGACTCCTACGCCCTTATAGACCTGAAGCACCTTAAGTTCAGTGCCAAGGATTTAGATAAGTTCCAGCACCAGGTAGAAGAGGTTGACAACGACGTTAAGACGCTAATCTCCCTGTTCGACCGGGGCGTGAAGCGTATGCTTGAGGAGAAGAGGAAATCTCTGTTTGTTTACGGAAACTTCGAGAAGGAGGCAGACGCCTGTGCTTTAAGGATTCTCTCTGTAGAGTACGACAGGAAGGAGCTTCCCTCCCTTGTTAACAACTTCCTCAGGAACCTTCCCGACGTGTCCTACTATAAGAAGCGGGAGCCTTTCAGTTTCAACCCGTCCCTTGAGAAGCTGGTTACAAGCGCAGGAACCGACTTTAAGCAGCTCATAGACTTCTACATAGAGCAGAGCAACTTCATCCACCCCTCCTCCAAGGAGAGGGAGCGTTTCCTTGAGTCGCTGCTTTCCAAATACGAGCACGGCCACGGTTAG
- a CDS encoding CHASE2 domain-containing protein, which produces MEFDRLKNGLLEVVLKLLKKRNLSLPVLCKTVTRVAFLSALILFFQVKTPLFSLFSGVTESVNRLLWAVVQAVNGEVKNFNSFAVTAYSGSGHKVDIYTVTPGLYSLLFGRVSPLDRCKLAELVDGIERKGYRLIVFDLDLSPLCSGSTPFSAYYDRCQRRLDGELKLLASSGSLVVVMEPSAVSGTGACVERWKEELQRAGVHFASPYLLASGGVVLSYPPNSLASVAFALAGGERPKKEFLISYKDVSFKRGPSNAEVAFVGGSFDGRDYFYTPQGKMPGLFIHAAAFLTLYKPYKSWKFLSYLFTFLFVMLVSRLFERLLSGYFEFRSVAEGLNASEEECLFTLNYLRSLALFVLAMFFLFFCFSFVALVFNVVLSPVPILISGAFEGAVRYRNNITAKSISIELFQGQQEQKEEKGALFSYICRGVSKLAGKILTFLKLKPPEERNTAGTAGANRANSGPENAVAVCLFYLLLTAVILVLTI; this is translated from the coding sequence ATGGAGTTTGACAGGCTGAAAAACGGGCTGCTTGAGGTTGTTCTAAAGCTCTTAAAAAAGAGGAATTTGAGCCTTCCCGTCCTGTGCAAAACTGTAACCAGGGTTGCGTTCCTCAGCGCTCTTATCCTCTTCTTTCAGGTGAAAACGCCCCTCTTTTCCCTCTTTTCCGGCGTTACAGAGTCGGTGAACAGGCTTTTGTGGGCCGTTGTTCAGGCGGTAAACGGTGAGGTGAAGAACTTTAACTCCTTTGCGGTTACCGCCTACTCCGGTTCGGGGCACAAGGTAGACATCTACACTGTAACGCCCGGGCTCTACAGCTTGCTCTTCGGGAGGGTTTCGCCCCTCGACAGGTGTAAGCTTGCAGAGCTTGTAGACGGTATAGAACGTAAAGGTTACAGGCTCATAGTTTTCGACCTCGACCTCTCCCCTCTGTGCTCGGGCTCTACTCCCTTTTCCGCTTACTACGATAGGTGTCAGAGGAGGCTCGACGGGGAACTGAAGCTCCTTGCCTCCTCCGGTAGTTTGGTTGTTGTTATGGAGCCTTCGGCCGTTTCGGGCACGGGAGCCTGTGTGGAGAGGTGGAAGGAAGAGCTTCAAAGGGCGGGGGTTCACTTTGCGAGCCCTTACCTTTTGGCCTCGGGCGGCGTTGTCCTCTCCTACCCGCCGAACTCCCTTGCCTCTGTGGCCTTCGCCCTGGCAGGGGGAGAGCGTCCGAAGAAGGAGTTCCTCATCTCCTATAAGGACGTCTCTTTTAAGAGAGGACCTTCCAACGCTGAAGTTGCCTTTGTAGGGGGGAGTTTCGACGGCAGGGATTACTTCTACACCCCCCAGGGGAAGATGCCGGGCCTTTTCATCCACGCTGCCGCCTTCCTTACCCTTTATAAACCCTATAAGTCGTGGAAGTTTCTCTCCTACCTGTTTACGTTCCTGTTTGTTATGCTGGTTTCCCGGCTGTTTGAAAGGCTCCTCTCCGGTTACTTCGAGTTTCGCTCTGTAGCCGAAGGTTTAAATGCATCTGAAGAAGAGTGTCTCTTTACTTTGAACTACCTGCGGAGCCTTGCCCTTTTCGTTCTGGCGATGTTCTTCCTGTTTTTCTGTTTCTCCTTTGTTGCGTTGGTGTTTAACGTTGTCCTCTCCCCCGTTCCCATTTTAATCTCTGGTGCTTTTGAGGGAGCCGTGCGTTACCGTAACAACATTACGGCCAAATCTATCTCGATTGAGCTGTTCCAGGGTCAGCAGGAGCAGAAAGAGGAAAAAGGGGCTCTGTTTTCTTACATCTGTAGAGGAGTTTCTAAACTGGCCGGGAAGATTTTGACGTTTTTAAAGTTGAAGCCTCCCGAGGAGAGAAACACCGCAGGAACGGCAGGGGCTAATAGGGCGAATAGTGGGCCGGAGAACGCCGTTGCCGTGTGTCTCTTCTACCTCCTGCTTACCGCGGTTATACTTGTGCTGACAATTTAG
- the nadD gene encoding nicotinate (nicotinamide) nucleotide adenylyltransferase, producing MKALFGGSFNPVHNGHLILARDVVEDFGFEKLFFVPAKVQPLKGKLLIPPEVRLSALRAAVSLYPRFDVWDFELKSEGVSYTYRTLEHFHRLYGERPAFVLGADSFASLPRWKEPQRVLELARLVVMARPGYSPDFEEVFRQLGLCPKFIIVEKEGVELPQEWDVALYRGRLLDISATEIRRRLLEGDSISYFVPEQVEKILRRWRDGLQQNV from the coding sequence ATGAAGGCTCTCTTCGGGGGGAGCTTCAACCCCGTCCACAACGGCCATTTAATCCTTGCCCGCGACGTTGTTGAGGACTTCGGCTTTGAGAAGCTCTTCTTCGTTCCCGCAAAAGTTCAGCCCCTGAAGGGGAAGCTCCTCATTCCCCCCGAAGTTAGGCTGTCGGCCCTGAGGGCCGCGGTTTCCCTCTACCCCCGCTTCGACGTTTGGGACTTCGAGCTTAAAAGTGAGGGAGTTTCCTACACCTACAGAACCCTCGAGCACTTTCACCGGCTCTACGGCGAGAGGCCCGCGTTCGTTTTAGGGGCCGACTCGTTTGCCTCCCTTCCCAGGTGGAAGGAACCCCAAAGGGTTCTTGAACTTGCAAGGCTGGTTGTTATGGCCAGGCCCGGTTACAGCCCCGATTTTGAGGAGGTTTTCCGGCAGCTGGGCCTCTGCCCGAAGTTTATAATTGTTGAAAAAGAGGGGGTAGAGCTTCCGCAGGAGTGGGACGTAGCTCTTTACAGGGGGCGTCTTCTGGACATCAGCGCAACGGAAATCAGGAGAAGGCTCCTTGAGGGAGACTCTATCTCTTACTTTGTTCCCGAGCAAGTTGAGAAAATTCTGAGGAGGTGGCGGGATGGCTTACAGCAAAATGTTTAA